The following proteins are co-located in the Tripterygium wilfordii isolate XIE 37 chromosome 2, ASM1340144v1, whole genome shotgun sequence genome:
- the LOC120009374 gene encoding zinc finger MYM-type protein 1-like, whose product MIPRKYKSGSLDRFLPSKQRGGSTSNVEEETNPSVLSDKEEERVGDKEEEIRVGDDGDQYEEEEILPISDKEFGPLNIYDPGNWDNINQKFRDLLIEKGPIRILDIYFGVDHLGRHFSSNHYERVLLNGEKQDRKWLVYSVSKDKVFCFCCKLFKQDHNTSRMTTDGFNDWKHLSERLRAHETSSEHLVCMTKWIELQVSLRKLETIDKSVQKQIDREKEHWKQVLKRIIALVKTLARNNLAFRGHREKLYEGRNGNFLGFIEMIADHEEQMSLILRCVDVSGEPIKVEEFFIQFLKVDDTSGLGLFNVLKDILNTLDLDVGDIRGQGYDNGSNMKGKHKGVQNRLLMENPRAFYTPCGCHSLNLVLCDMGNSCERAISFFGVVQRIYSLFASSTKRWNVLMSYVGNLTLKPFSQTRWESRVESVKAIRYQTSQVRDALIDLVNTSEDPKTKSEAQSLATNEIESFEFLISLIIWYNLLFAVNTISKTLQAEDMDIKIAVEKLRGLILFFEQYREIGFVEAIIEAKEIASAMDIELVFKTKRLIRRKRQFDETNNEDLIHSVEESFRVDYFLYIVDKSISSFRSRFEQLQLYGETFGFLFDLKKLHSIDNESLISYCTKLENFLKCDNLYDIDARDLALELKVLCNTLPEEVKKPIKILNHLQMLDGGFPNTWIAHRILLTIPVTVASAERSFSKLKLIKSYLRSTMSQERLNGLAMLSIESDLTENVDYTNRMTNIRWHARDVPWIYSCEFWWISVGME is encoded by the exons ATGATACCTAGAAAATACAAGTCag GATCTCTTGATAGATTTTTGCCTAGTAAACAAAGAGGTGGCTCAACATCTaatgttgaagaagaaacaaatccaTCAGTCCTGagtgataaagaagaagaacgaGTAggtgataaagaagaagaaattagagtAGGTGATGATGGTGATCaatatgaggaagaagaaattctTCCAATAAGTGATAAAGAATTTGGGCCATTAAACATTTACGATCCAGGAAATTGGGATAATATTAATCAGAAGTTTAGGGACCTATTAATAGAAAAAGGTCCAATTAGAATTCTTGATATTTATTTTGGTGTTGATCACCTTGGTAGGCATTTTTCATCTAATCATTATGAACGAGTGTTATTGAATGGAGAGAAACAAGATAGGAAATGGCTTGTATATTCTGTTTCTAAGGACAaagtgttttgcttttgttgtaaGTTATTCAAGCAAGATCATAACACTTCCCGAATGACAACGGATGGATTTAATGATTGGAAACATCTTAGTGAACGACTTAGAGCTCATGAAACTAGTAGTGAACACCTAGTTTGCATGACCAAATGGATAGAATTGCAAGTTAGCTTGAGAAAACTTGAAACAATTGATAAGAGTGTACAAAAACAAATAGATAGGGAGAAAGAGCATTGGAAACAAGTGTTAAAAAGAATAATAGCCCTTGTAAAAACTCTTGCAAGAAACAATTTAGCATTTCGTGGTCATAGGGAGAAGCTTTATGAAGGGAGAAATGGAAACTTTTTAGGTTTTATTGAGATGATTGCAGA tcatgaagaacaaatgtcTCTTATATTGCGATGTGTGGATGTTTCCGGTGAACCAATAAAAGTGGAGgaattttttatacaatttttaaAGGTAGATGATACATCGGGGCTAGGACTTTTTAATGTGCtcaaagatattttaaataccCTTGATCTTGATGTTGGTGACATAAGAGGGCAAGGATATGATAATGGATCAAAtatgaaaggaaaacacaaagGTGTTCAAAATAGGTTGCTTATGGAGAATCCTAGAGCATTTTACACACCTTGTGGTTGTCATAGTCTTAATCTTGTACTTTGTGATATGGGTAACTCTTGTGAAAGAGCCATATCTTTTTTTGGAGTTGTTCAGCGCATATATTCATTGTTTGCATCGTCTACAAAACGGTGGAATGTTTTGATGTCTTATGTTGGAAATCTAACACTTAAGCCTTTTTCTCAAACACGTTGGGAAAGTCGTGTTGAGAGTGTTAAAGCAATACGATATCAAACTTCACAAGTTAGAGATGCTTTAATTGACTTAGTTAATACTAGTGAAGATCCAAAGACAAAGAGTGAAGCCCAATCCTTAGCAACAAATGAAATTGAGAGTTTTGAGTTCTTGATTAGCTTGATAATAtggtataatttattatttgctgTAAATACCATTAGTAAAACCCTTCAAGCTGAAGATATGGATATTAAGATTGCCGTAGAAAAGCTAAGAGgactcattttattttttgaacaatATAGAGAGATAGGATTTGTGGAAGCCATAATTGAAGCTAAAGAAATAGCTAGTGCAATGGATATTGAActtgtttttaaaacaaaacgACTAATTCGAAGAAAAAGACAATTTGATGAAACTAACAATGAAGATTTAATACATTCAGTTGAGGAGTCATTTAGAGTTGATTACTTTTTATACATAGTGGATAAATCTATTTCTTCTTTTAGAAGTAGGTTTGAACAACTTCaattatatggagagacttttggatttttgtttgatttgaagaaGTTACATTCTATTGATAATGAAAGTTTGATATCGTATTGCACTAaacttgagaattttttgaaGTGTGATAATCTTTATGATATTGATGCAAGAGATTTAGCTTTAGAATTAAAAGTTTTGTGTAACACCTTGCCTGAAGAAGTAAAAAAAcctattaaaatattaaatcatttgcaaATGCTTGATGGTGGTTTTCCAAATACATGGATTGCACATAGAATATTGTTAACTATTCCGGTAACGGTAGCCTCCGcagagagaagtttttcaaagttgaaattgataaaatcatatCTTCGGTCCACCATGTCGCaagaaaggttaaatgggttagcTATGTTGTCTATTGAGAGTGATTTGACGGAAAATGTTGATTATACTAAt AGGATGACCAACATTCGATGGCATGCGCGTGATGTGCCATGGATATACAGTTGTGAGTTTTGG TGGATTTCAGTTGGAATGGAATAA
- the LOC119980767 gene encoding protein BIG GRAIN 1-like A — translation MPRYHHFPNLSLEPTQFIRGETSACEIEKHANNSLCLSSSSGVAFGFQLLFQAINGPVCFISLLIYFLFLYKIMDVRWEKTLRDQDHRNRHNPSFSSTLLDAIYRSIDEPVASNNKRDHENMSLYKETMTRKKHFMEEKNASSEKVGFRRKNMADLDKKVQRRRDLESVLLNLSTTSSDSSYGGGFSSSESESFSRPKAIRTSVSSSSKTKSKPLKSYGDLNNVVKKPISPCGRLASFLNSIFTAGNAKKAKIRSKSSDKASLSSTCSSASSFSRSCLINTPSLRGINGIKRSSVRFSPASVIVDEECSGGGGALMAVVKKNNSTINEEFRLHIMSENRRVEEVARDLLKNYRKIDDEDEDDAASDSSSDLFELDNLSVIGIDRYQEELPVYGTTHLDTNPELLLMV, via the coding sequence ATGCCACGATATCATCATTTTCCAAACCTATCACTTGAGCCCACACAGTTTATAAGAGGAGAGACGAGTGCATGTGAAATAGAGAAACACGCAAACAACTCTCTCTGTCTTTCGTCCTCCTCAGGTGTGGCTTTTGGCTTTCAGTTGCTCTTTCAAGCCATCAATGGCCCTGTCTGCTTTATTTCCTTGTtaatctattttttgttcttgtatAAAATCATGGATGTCAGATGGGAGAAGACTTTGAGGGATCAAGATCATCGTAATCGTCACAACCCATCTTTCTCTTCTACTCTTCTCGATGCAATCTATCGTTCAATAGACGAACCAGTCGCCAGCAACAACAAACGAGACCATGAAAACATGAGCTTGTACAAAGAAACCATGACGAGAAAGAAACATTTCATGGAGGAGAAGAATGCGAGCTCCGAAAAAGTTGGTTTCCGGAGAAAAAACATGGCGGATTTGGACAAGAAAGTGCAGCGTCGGAGAGATTTGGAGTCGGTGTTGTTGAATTTGAGCACGACTTCCTCTGATTCAAGCTACGGAGGCGGATTTTCGTCGTCCGAGTCTGAATCATTTTCGAGGCCTAAAGCTATTAGAACAAGCGTTTCGAGTAGTAGCAAGACGAAATCGAAGCCATTGAAGAGTTATGGTGATCTAAACAATGTAGTGAAGAAGCCAATTTCACCGTGTGGTCGCCTGGCGAGCTTTTTGAATTCAATTTTCACTGCAGGGAACGCGAAGAAGGCAAAGATAAGATCAAAGTCGTCAGACAAGGCATCATTGTCGAGTACTTGTTCTTCAGCTTCTTCGTTCTCGAGATCTTGTTTGATCAACACACCTTCTTTAAGAGGTATTAATGGAATAAAAAGATCGTCGGTGAGGTTTTCTCCGGCGAGTGTGATTGTTGATGAGGAgtgtagtggtggtggtggtgctttAATGGCTGTTGTGAAGAAGAACAATTCCACAATCAATGAAGAGTTTAGGCTTCATATTATGAGCGAAAATCGTCGCGTAGAGGAAGTTGCAAGGGATCTTTTGAAGAATTATCGAAagattgatgatgaagatgaagatgatgcagCGAGTGATTCAAGCTCGGATTTGTTCGAATTGGATAACTTGTCCGTGATTGGGATCGATAGGTATCAAGAAGAATTGCCTGTGTATGGAACTACACATCTTGATACCAATCCAGAGCTATTGCTAATGGTTTGA